The following are encoded in a window of Bos indicus isolate NIAB-ARS_2022 breed Sahiwal x Tharparkar chromosome 7, NIAB-ARS_B.indTharparkar_mat_pri_1.0, whole genome shotgun sequence genomic DNA:
- the APBB3 gene encoding amyloid-beta A4 precursor protein-binding family B member 3 isoform X1, translated as MLGKDYMLAIILVNCDDDLWGDQSLEGEPGLPPGWRKIRDAAGTYYWHVPSGSTQWQRPTWESGDAEDPGKKTEGIWGLRPPKGRSFSSLESSLDQSNSLSWYGEESYIQRMEPGAKCFAVRSLGWVEVPEEDLVPGKSSIAVNNCIQQLAQTRSRSQPPDGAWGEGQNMLMILKKDAMSLVNPLDHSLIHCQPLVHIRVWGVGSSKGRDFAFVAGDKDSCMLKCHVFRCDVPAKAIASALHGLCAQILSERVEVSGDSPCCSLDPITPEDLPRQVELLDAVSQAAQKYEALYMGTLPVTKAMDPSLRLGDTEVGMSPLGMDVLNEAIGTLTTRGDRDTWVPAMLSVSDSVMTAHPIQAEAGAEEEPLWQCPVRLVTFIGVGRDPHTFGLIADLGHQSFQCAAFWCQPHAGGLSEAVQAACMVQYQKCLVASAARGKAWGAQARARLRLKRTSSVDSPGGPLPLPMLKGGVGGAGAAPRKRGVFSFLDAFRLKPSLLHMP; from the exons ATGCTGGGCAAGGATTACATGCTGGCCATCATTCTGGTCAACTGCGATG ACGACTTGTGGGGGGACCAGAGTCTGGAGGGGGAGCCAGGCCTGCCCCCTGGCTGGAGGAAGATCCGCGATGCTGCAGGTACTTATTATTGGCATGTACCCAGCGGTAGCACTCAGTGGCAGCGCCCAACCTGGGAGTCAGGAGATGCAGAGGACCCAGGCAAG AAGACAGAGGGAATTTGGGGACTTCGGCCTCCCAAGGGGAGATCCTTCTCCAGCCTGGAGAGCTCACTGGACCAGAG TAACTCTCTGTCCTGGTATGGTGAAGAATCCTACATCCAGAGAATGGAGCCAGGGGCTAAG TGCTTTGCAGTCCGCTCTCTGGGCTGGGTGGAAGTACCTGAAGAGGACCTGGTACCGGGGAAGAGCAGTATCGCTGTCAATAACTGCATCCAGCAGCTGGCCCAGACCCGAAGCCGCAGTCAGCCCCCAGATGGTGCCTGGGGTGAG GGCCAGAACATGCTGATGATCCTGAAAAAGGATGCCATGAGCCTGGTGAATCCCCTGGACCACAGTCTGATCCACTGCCAGCCTCTGGTGCACATCCGTGTATGGGGTGTGGGCAGCTCCAAGGGCCG GGACTTCGCTTTTGTGGCGGGTGACAAAGACAGCTGTATGCTCAAGTGCCATGTATTTCGCTGTGACGTCCCTGCTAAGGCCATTGCCAGTGCCCTACATGGGCTTTGTGCCCAG ATCTTGTCGGAGCGAGTGGAGGTCAGTGGTGATTCCCCTTGCTGCTCACTAGACCCCATTACCCCTGAAGACCTGCCTCGACAAG TGGAGCTACTGGATGCTGTGAGCCAGGCTGCTCAGAAGTACGAGGCACTGTACATGGGGACCCTGCCAGTCACCAAAGCCATGG ATCCTTCTTTACGCCTGGGAGACACTGAGGTGGGCATGTCCCCCCTAGGCATGGATGTGCTGAACGAGGCCATTGGTACGCTCACCACCCGTGGGGACCGGGACACCTGGGTCCCTGCcatgctcagtgtgtctgactctgttatgACTGCACATCCCATTCAG GCAGAGGCTGGTGCAGAGGAGGAACCACTGTGGCAGTGTCCTGTGCGCCTCGTGACCTTTATTGGTGTTGGTCGTGACCCACACACCTTTGGTCTCATTGCCGACCTGGGCCATCAGAGCTTCCAGTGTGCAGCCTTCTGGTGCCAGCCCCATGCAGGGGGACTCTCTGAAGCTGTGCAGGCGGCTTGCATG GTTCAGTACCAGAAGTGTCTTGTGGCCTCTGCAGCTCGAGGCAAGGCCTGGGGTGCCCAGGCCCGCGCACGCCTGCGGCTCAAGCGGACCAGCTCTGTGGACTCCCCAGGAGGTCCCCTGCCACTTCCCATGCTCAAAGGAGGGGTTGGGGGTGCAGGAGCAGCCCCTCGAAAGCGGGGTGTCTTCTCTTTTCTTGATGCCTTCCGGCTGAAACCCTCTCTGCTCCACATGCCCTAA
- the APBB3 gene encoding amyloid-beta A4 precursor protein-binding family B member 3 isoform X2 yields MLGKDYMLAIILVNCDDDLWGDQSLEGEPGLPPGWRKIRDAAGTYYWHVPSGSTQWQRPTWESGDAEDPGKKTEGIWGLRPPKGRSFSSLESSLDQSNSLSWYGEESYIQRMEPGAKCFAVRSLGWVEVPEEDLVPGKSSIAVNNCIQQLAQTRSRSQPPDGAWGEGQNMLMILKKDAMSLVNPLDHSLIHCQPLVHIRVWGVGSSKGRDFAFVAGDKDSCMLKCHVFRCDVPAKAIASALHGLCAQILSERVEVSGDSPCCSLDPITPEDLPRQVELLDAVSQAAQKYEALYMGTLPVTKAMGMDVLNEAIGTLTTRGDRDTWVPAMLSVSDSVMTAHPIQAEAGAEEEPLWQCPVRLVTFIGVGRDPHTFGLIADLGHQSFQCAAFWCQPHAGGLSEAVQAACMVQYQKCLVASAARGKAWGAQARARLRLKRTSSVDSPGGPLPLPMLKGGVGGAGAAPRKRGVFSFLDAFRLKPSLLHMP; encoded by the exons ATGCTGGGCAAGGATTACATGCTGGCCATCATTCTGGTCAACTGCGATG ACGACTTGTGGGGGGACCAGAGTCTGGAGGGGGAGCCAGGCCTGCCCCCTGGCTGGAGGAAGATCCGCGATGCTGCAGGTACTTATTATTGGCATGTACCCAGCGGTAGCACTCAGTGGCAGCGCCCAACCTGGGAGTCAGGAGATGCAGAGGACCCAGGCAAG AAGACAGAGGGAATTTGGGGACTTCGGCCTCCCAAGGGGAGATCCTTCTCCAGCCTGGAGAGCTCACTGGACCAGAG TAACTCTCTGTCCTGGTATGGTGAAGAATCCTACATCCAGAGAATGGAGCCAGGGGCTAAG TGCTTTGCAGTCCGCTCTCTGGGCTGGGTGGAAGTACCTGAAGAGGACCTGGTACCGGGGAAGAGCAGTATCGCTGTCAATAACTGCATCCAGCAGCTGGCCCAGACCCGAAGCCGCAGTCAGCCCCCAGATGGTGCCTGGGGTGAG GGCCAGAACATGCTGATGATCCTGAAAAAGGATGCCATGAGCCTGGTGAATCCCCTGGACCACAGTCTGATCCACTGCCAGCCTCTGGTGCACATCCGTGTATGGGGTGTGGGCAGCTCCAAGGGCCG GGACTTCGCTTTTGTGGCGGGTGACAAAGACAGCTGTATGCTCAAGTGCCATGTATTTCGCTGTGACGTCCCTGCTAAGGCCATTGCCAGTGCCCTACATGGGCTTTGTGCCCAG ATCTTGTCGGAGCGAGTGGAGGTCAGTGGTGATTCCCCTTGCTGCTCACTAGACCCCATTACCCCTGAAGACCTGCCTCGACAAG TGGAGCTACTGGATGCTGTGAGCCAGGCTGCTCAGAAGTACGAGGCACTGTACATGGGGACCCTGCCAGTCACCAAAGCCATGG GCATGGATGTGCTGAACGAGGCCATTGGTACGCTCACCACCCGTGGGGACCGGGACACCTGGGTCCCTGCcatgctcagtgtgtctgactctgttatgACTGCACATCCCATTCAG GCAGAGGCTGGTGCAGAGGAGGAACCACTGTGGCAGTGTCCTGTGCGCCTCGTGACCTTTATTGGTGTTGGTCGTGACCCACACACCTTTGGTCTCATTGCCGACCTGGGCCATCAGAGCTTCCAGTGTGCAGCCTTCTGGTGCCAGCCCCATGCAGGGGGACTCTCTGAAGCTGTGCAGGCGGCTTGCATG GTTCAGTACCAGAAGTGTCTTGTGGCCTCTGCAGCTCGAGGCAAGGCCTGGGGTGCCCAGGCCCGCGCACGCCTGCGGCTCAAGCGGACCAGCTCTGTGGACTCCCCAGGAGGTCCCCTGCCACTTCCCATGCTCAAAGGAGGGGTTGGGGGTGCAGGAGCAGCCCCTCGAAAGCGGGGTGTCTTCTCTTTTCTTGATGCCTTCCGGCTGAAACCCTCTCTGCTCCACATGCCCTAA
- the APBB3 gene encoding amyloid-beta A4 precursor protein-binding family B member 3 isoform X3, with protein sequence MEPGAKCFAVRSLGWVEVPEEDLVPGKSSIAVNNCIQQLAQTRSRSQPPDGAWGEGQNMLMILKKDAMSLVNPLDHSLIHCQPLVHIRVWGVGSSKGRDFAFVAGDKDSCMLKCHVFRCDVPAKAIASALHGLCAQILSERVEVSGDSPCCSLDPITPEDLPRQVELLDAVSQAAQKYEALYMGTLPVTKAMDPSLRLGDTEVGMSPLGMDVLNEAIGTLTTRGDRDTWVPAMLSVSDSVMTAHPIQAEAGAEEEPLWQCPVRLVTFIGVGRDPHTFGLIADLGHQSFQCAAFWCQPHAGGLSEAVQAACMVQYQKCLVASAARGKAWGAQARARLRLKRTSSVDSPGGPLPLPMLKGGVGGAGAAPRKRGVFSFLDAFRLKPSLLHMP encoded by the exons ATGGAGCCAGGGGCTAAG TGCTTTGCAGTCCGCTCTCTGGGCTGGGTGGAAGTACCTGAAGAGGACCTGGTACCGGGGAAGAGCAGTATCGCTGTCAATAACTGCATCCAGCAGCTGGCCCAGACCCGAAGCCGCAGTCAGCCCCCAGATGGTGCCTGGGGTGAG GGCCAGAACATGCTGATGATCCTGAAAAAGGATGCCATGAGCCTGGTGAATCCCCTGGACCACAGTCTGATCCACTGCCAGCCTCTGGTGCACATCCGTGTATGGGGTGTGGGCAGCTCCAAGGGCCG GGACTTCGCTTTTGTGGCGGGTGACAAAGACAGCTGTATGCTCAAGTGCCATGTATTTCGCTGTGACGTCCCTGCTAAGGCCATTGCCAGTGCCCTACATGGGCTTTGTGCCCAG ATCTTGTCGGAGCGAGTGGAGGTCAGTGGTGATTCCCCTTGCTGCTCACTAGACCCCATTACCCCTGAAGACCTGCCTCGACAAG TGGAGCTACTGGATGCTGTGAGCCAGGCTGCTCAGAAGTACGAGGCACTGTACATGGGGACCCTGCCAGTCACCAAAGCCATGG ATCCTTCTTTACGCCTGGGAGACACTGAGGTGGGCATGTCCCCCCTAGGCATGGATGTGCTGAACGAGGCCATTGGTACGCTCACCACCCGTGGGGACCGGGACACCTGGGTCCCTGCcatgctcagtgtgtctgactctgttatgACTGCACATCCCATTCAG GCAGAGGCTGGTGCAGAGGAGGAACCACTGTGGCAGTGTCCTGTGCGCCTCGTGACCTTTATTGGTGTTGGTCGTGACCCACACACCTTTGGTCTCATTGCCGACCTGGGCCATCAGAGCTTCCAGTGTGCAGCCTTCTGGTGCCAGCCCCATGCAGGGGGACTCTCTGAAGCTGTGCAGGCGGCTTGCATG GTTCAGTACCAGAAGTGTCTTGTGGCCTCTGCAGCTCGAGGCAAGGCCTGGGGTGCCCAGGCCCGCGCACGCCTGCGGCTCAAGCGGACCAGCTCTGTGGACTCCCCAGGAGGTCCCCTGCCACTTCCCATGCTCAAAGGAGGGGTTGGGGGTGCAGGAGCAGCCCCTCGAAAGCGGGGTGTCTTCTCTTTTCTTGATGCCTTCCGGCTGAAACCCTCTCTGCTCCACATGCCCTAA
- the LOC109562098 gene encoding SLC35A4 upstream open reading frame protein produces MADDKDSLPKLKDLAFLKNQLERLQQRVEDEVNSGVGQDASFLSSPFLKGFLAGYVVAKLRASAVLGFAVGTCTGIYVAQAYAVPNVEKTLRDYLRSLRKGPD; encoded by the exons ATGGCGGATGACAAG GATTCTCTTCCCAAGCTTAAGGACCTGGCTTTTCTCAAGAACCAGCTGGAACGCCTGCAGCAGCGTGTGGAAGATGAAGTCAACAGTGGTGTAGGCCAG GATGCCTCATTCTTGTCCTCTCCATTCCTCAAGGGCTTCCTGGCTGGCTATGTGGTGGCCAAACTGAGGGCATCAGCAGTATTGGGCTTTGCCGTGGGCACCTGCACTGGCATATATGTAGCTCAGGCATATGCTGTGCCCAATGTGGAGAAGACATTGAGGGACTATCTTCGATCACTGCGCAAAGGGCCCGACTAG
- the SLC35A4 gene encoding probable UDP-sugar transporter protein SLC35A4: MSVEDGGVPGLGRPRKARWTLMLLLSTAMYGAHAPLLALCHVDGRVPFRPSSAVLLTELTKLLLCALSLLVGWQAWPQGTPPWRQAAPFALSALLYGANNNLVIYLQRYMDPSTYQVLSNLKIGSTALFYCLCLRHRLSARQGLALLLLMAAGACYAAGGLQDPGTTLPGPPSAAATSPMPLHITPLGLLLLILYCLISGLSSVYTELLMKRQRLPLALQNLFLYSFGVLLNLGLHAGGGPGPGLLEGFSGWMALVVLSQALNGLLMSAVMKHGSSITRLFVVSCSLVVNAVLSAALLRLQLTAAFFLATLLIGLAVRLYYGSR, translated from the coding sequence ATGAGTGTAGAGGACGGGGGTGTGCCAGGCCTGGGCCGTCCCAGGAAGGCCCGCTGGACCCTGATGCTGCTCCTGTCCACTGCTATGTATGGTGCCCATGCCCCATTGCTGGCACTGTGCCACGTGGACGGCCGTGTGCCCTTCCGACCCTCCTCGGCTGTACTGCTGACTGAACTGACCAAGCTGTTGCTCTGCGCCCTCTCCCTCTTGGTGGGCTGGCAAGCATGGCCCCAGGGGACCCCACCCTGGCGCCAGGCCGCCCCGTTTGCACTGTCAGCCCTGCTATACGGCGCCAACAACAACCTGGTGATCTACCTGCAACGTTACATGGACCCCAGCACCTACCAGGTGCTGAGCAATCTCAAGATTGGAAGCACAGCCCTGTTCTACTGCCTCTGCCTCCGACACCGCCTTTCTGCACGCCAGGGCttagcgctgctgctgctgatggccGCCGGAGCCTGCTATGCAGCCGGGGGcctccaggacccagggaccacCCTTCCGGGGCCCCCCTCAGCAGCTGCTACGAGCCCCATGCCCCTGCACATCACTCCACTGGGACTGCTGCTTCTCATCCTGTATTGCCTCATCTCCGGCTTGTCCTCTGTGTACACAGAGCTGCTCATGAAGCGGCAGCGGCTGCCGCTGGCCCTTCAAAACCTCTTCCTCTACTCTTTTGGTGTGCTCCTGAACCTAGGTCTGCATGCAGGTGGTGGCCCCGGCCCGGGCCTCCTGGAGGGTTTCTCGGGATGGATGGCACTCGTGGTGCTGAGCCAGGCACTGAATGGACTGCTCATGTCGGCCGTCATGAAACACGGCAGCAGCATCACACGCCTCTTTGTCGTGTCCTGCTCTCTAGTGGTCAACGCTGTGCTGTCAGCCGCCCTGCTGCGGCTTCAGCTCACCGCTGCCTTCTTCCTGGCCACACTGCTCATTGGCCTGGCAGTACGCCTGTACTACGGCAGTCGCTAG
- the CD14 gene encoding monocyte differentiation antigen CD14 isoform X2, translating to MVCVPYLLLLLLPSLLRVSADTTEPCELDDDDFRCVCNFTDPKPDWSSAVQCMVAVEVEISAGGRSLEQFLKGADTNPKQYADTIKALRVRRLKLGAAQVPAQLLVAVLRALGYSRLKELTLEDLEVTGPTPPTPLEAAGPALTTLSLRNVSWTTGGAWLGELQQWLKPGLRVLNIAQAHSLAFPCAGLSTFEALTTLDLSDNPSLGDSGLMAALCPNKFPALQYLALRNAGMETPSGVCAALAAARVQPQSLDLSHNSLRVTAPGATRCVWPSALRSLNLSFAGLEQVPKGLPPKLSVLDLSCNKLSREPRRDELPEVNDLTLDGNPFLDPGALQHQNDPMISGVVPACARSALTMGVSGALALLQGARGFA from the exons ATG GTGTGCGTgccctacctgctgctgctgctgctgccgtcaCTGCTGCGTGTGTCTGCGGACACAACAGAACCCTGCGAGCTGGACGACGACGATTTCCGTTGTGTCTGCAACTTCACGGATCCGAAGCCTGACTGGTCTAGCGCCGTTCAGTGTATGGTTGCCGTCGAGGTGGAGATCAGTGCCGGCGGCCGCAGCCTGGAACAGTTTCTCAAGGGAGCCGACACCAACCCGAAGCAGTATGCTGACACAATCAAGGCTCTGCGCGTTCGGCGACTCAAGCTGGGCGCTGCACAGGTTCCTGCTCAGCTTCTGGTCGCCGTTCTGCGCGCGCTCGGGTACTCTCGTCTCAAGGAACTGACGCTTGAGGACCTGGAGGTAACCGGCCCAACGCCCCCGACGCCTCTGGAAGCCGCTGGGCCTGCGCTCACCACCCTCAGTCTCCGTAACGTATCGTGGACAACAGGAGGTGCCTGGCTCGGCGAACTGCAGCAGTGGCTCAAGCCTGGGCTCAGGGTGCTGAACATTGCCCAAGCACACTCGCTTGCCTTTCCGTGCGCAGGGCTCTCCACCTTCGAGGCGCTCACCACCCTAGACCTGTCTGACAATCCCAGTCTCGGCGACAGCGGGCTGATGGCAGCTCTCTGTCCGAACAAGTTCCCGGCCCTCCAATATCTAGCGCTACGCAACGCGGGGATGGAGACGCCGAGCGGCGTGTGCGCGGCGCTGGCGGCAGCGAGGGTGCAGCCCCAAAGCCTGGACCTCAGCCACAACTCGCTGCGCGTCACCGCCCCGGGTGCTACCCGATGTGTCTGGCCCAGTGCACTAAGGTCTCTCAATTTGTCGTTCGCTGGGCTGGAGCAAGTGCCTAAGGGACTGCCCCCTAAGCTTAGCGTGCTTGATCTCAGCTGCAACAAGCTAAGCAGGGAGCCGCGGCGAGACGAGCTGCCCGAGGTAAATGACCTGACTCTGGACGGAAATCCCTTTCTGGACCCTGGAGCCCTCCAGCACCAAAATGACCCGATGATCTCCGGCGTGGTCCCAGCCTGTGCGCGTTCTGCCTTGACCATGGGGGTGTCAGGAGCCCTGGCGCTGCTTCAAGGAGCCCGAGGCTTCGCGTAA
- the CD14 gene encoding monocyte differentiation antigen CD14 isoform X1, whose translation MVRVCVPYLLLLLLPSLLRVSADTTEPCELDDDDFRCVCNFTDPKPDWSSAVQCMVAVEVEISAGGRSLEQFLKGADTNPKQYADTIKALRVRRLKLGAAQVPAQLLVAVLRALGYSRLKELTLEDLEVTGPTPPTPLEAAGPALTTLSLRNVSWTTGGAWLGELQQWLKPGLRVLNIAQAHSLAFPCAGLSTFEALTTLDLSDNPSLGDSGLMAALCPNKFPALQYLALRNAGMETPSGVCAALAAARVQPQSLDLSHNSLRVTAPGATRCVWPSALRSLNLSFAGLEQVPKGLPPKLSVLDLSCNKLSREPRRDELPEVNDLTLDGNPFLDPGALQHQNDPMISGVVPACARSALTMGVSGALALLQGARGFA comes from the exons ATGGTGAGA GTGTGCGTgccctacctgctgctgctgctgctgccgtcaCTGCTGCGTGTGTCTGCGGACACAACAGAACCCTGCGAGCTGGACGACGACGATTTCCGTTGTGTCTGCAACTTCACGGATCCGAAGCCTGACTGGTCTAGCGCCGTTCAGTGTATGGTTGCCGTCGAGGTGGAGATCAGTGCCGGCGGCCGCAGCCTGGAACAGTTTCTCAAGGGAGCCGACACCAACCCGAAGCAGTATGCTGACACAATCAAGGCTCTGCGCGTTCGGCGACTCAAGCTGGGCGCTGCACAGGTTCCTGCTCAGCTTCTGGTCGCCGTTCTGCGCGCGCTCGGGTACTCTCGTCTCAAGGAACTGACGCTTGAGGACCTGGAGGTAACCGGCCCAACGCCCCCGACGCCTCTGGAAGCCGCTGGGCCTGCGCTCACCACCCTCAGTCTCCGTAACGTATCGTGGACAACAGGAGGTGCCTGGCTCGGCGAACTGCAGCAGTGGCTCAAGCCTGGGCTCAGGGTGCTGAACATTGCCCAAGCACACTCGCTTGCCTTTCCGTGCGCAGGGCTCTCCACCTTCGAGGCGCTCACCACCCTAGACCTGTCTGACAATCCCAGTCTCGGCGACAGCGGGCTGATGGCAGCTCTCTGTCCGAACAAGTTCCCGGCCCTCCAATATCTAGCGCTACGCAACGCGGGGATGGAGACGCCGAGCGGCGTGTGCGCGGCGCTGGCGGCAGCGAGGGTGCAGCCCCAAAGCCTGGACCTCAGCCACAACTCGCTGCGCGTCACCGCCCCGGGTGCTACCCGATGTGTCTGGCCCAGTGCACTAAGGTCTCTCAATTTGTCGTTCGCTGGGCTGGAGCAAGTGCCTAAGGGACTGCCCCCTAAGCTTAGCGTGCTTGATCTCAGCTGCAACAAGCTAAGCAGGGAGCCGCGGCGAGACGAGCTGCCCGAGGTAAATGACCTGACTCTGGACGGAAATCCCTTTCTGGACCCTGGAGCCCTCCAGCACCAAAATGACCCGATGATCTCCGGCGTGGTCCCAGCCTGTGCGCGTTCTGCCTTGACCATGGGGGTGTCAGGAGCCCTGGCGCTGCTTCAAGGAGCCCGAGGCTTCGCGTAA